Proteins found in one Campylobacter canadensis genomic segment:
- the secF gene encoding protein translocase subunit SecF: protein MQVFDKKIVYNFMKLRFASIGLSFILVLGSIVLLLTKGLNYGIDFSGGTLAQVKYNNNAPIEEIRNALDVNELFKGASVTEFGDKTEVVIRFAAISDTLSNDIADVLKQTLSKTGEFEIRRVDIVGPKVGGELRQKGLMAVLVSFALILLYIAIRFEWRFAMAAIISEIHDIVIVMGAISLFSIDVNLDTLAAVLTVLGYSLNDTIIIFDRIRENIKSSKSIKMHDIINESVSSTLSRTTLTSGTTLFTVLILYYFGGEIIHGFSLALIVGVIAGTLSSIFVASPLLMWFNFSVENYRNKELSKQKAREEKEKMRLLYEKGQV, encoded by the coding sequence ATGCAAGTTTTTGATAAAAAAATTGTTTATAATTTTATGAAATTAAGATTTGCTTCTATTGGACTTTCATTTATTTTAGTGCTTGGTTCAATTGTGCTTTTACTTACTAAGGGGTTAAATTACGGTATTGACTTTAGTGGTGGTACTTTAGCTCAGGTTAAGTATAATAATAACGCCCCAATTGAAGAGATTAGAAATGCACTTGATGTTAATGAGCTTTTTAAGGGAGCTAGTGTTACTGAATTTGGAGATAAAACAGAGGTTGTAATCAGATTTGCAGCAATCAGCGATACTTTAAGCAATGATATTGCCGATGTATTAAAACAAACATTAAGCAAGACAGGAGAATTTGAAATTCGTCGTGTTGATATTGTCGGACCAAAGGTTGGCGGTGAGTTAAGGCAAAAAGGTTTAATGGCAGTTTTAGTTAGTTTTGCTTTGATTTTGCTTTACATTGCTATTAGGTTTGAGTGGCGTTTTGCGATGGCTGCTATTATTAGTGAAATACACGATATAGTGATTGTTATGGGAGCTATTTCTTTATTTAGCATTGATGTAAATCTTGATACCCTAGCTGCTGTACTTACCGTGCTTGGCTATTCTTTGAACGATACTATTATTATTTTTGATAGAATTAGAGAAAATATAAAATCAAGTAAAAGTATAAAAATGCACGATATTATAAATGAAAGTGTTTCATCAACTTTATCAAGGACAACACTTACATCAGGTACAACTTTATTTACTGTATTAATTTTATATTATTTTGGAGGAGAGATAATACACGGATTTTCTTTAGCTTTAATTGTTGGTGTTATTGCAGGAACACTTAGTTCAATCTTTGTTGCAAGCCCACTTTTAATGTGGTTTAATTTTAGTGTTGAAAATTATAGAAACAAAGAATTAAGCAAACAAAAAGCAAGAGAAGAAAAAGAAAAAATGAGGTTATTATACGAGAAAGGACAAGTGTAA
- the secD gene encoding protein translocase subunit SecD — MQITYRLYVLIFVSIFGIFLSIPSLFSLNWGAKINLGLDLQGGLHMLLGVQTQEALKSKVKSIASSFNYSFDKEKIVINNFKSDDESISFEVLDENDYAKVKEIINEIKDLQIEQNSSFFKITLSEKLKNETSKFAIEQAVETIRNRLDLFGLSEPTVAKQGEDNILVEIPGVKSAEDEQRAKDLIAKAAHLQLMEVDKNKADQANTLTNAQAAKFGDIILPDVKDSNIKYVLKDIPVLDGSMLVDAKVGFSQQNNQPVINFTLNAQGAKIFADFTAKKIGYQLAIVLDGKVYSAPRINERIGGGSGQISGNFTVEEAHDLAIALRSGALLAPVKVLEKRSVGPSLGADSIKQSLSALIGVFVMIVLFMGFYYGISGIFANIALISNVFLLISIMALFGATLTLPGMAGIVLTVGMAVDANVIINERIREMIRDGHSLKDAINDGYKNAMSAILDSNLTTLITSAALYAYGTGAIKGFAVTMSIGIVASMITAIIGTHALFDLFLGKIQSSNNTKLWFGYRRN, encoded by the coding sequence ATGCAAATAACTTATAGATTATATGTTTTAATTTTTGTAAGTATTTTTGGTATTTTTTTATCAATCCCTAGTTTATTTTCTTTAAACTGGGGTGCAAAAATTAATTTAGGTTTGGATTTACAAGGTGGTTTGCATATGCTTTTAGGCGTGCAGACACAAGAAGCATTAAAATCTAAAGTTAAATCAATTGCTTCAAGTTTTAACTATTCTTTTGATAAAGAAAAAATTGTAATTAATAATTTTAAAAGTGATGATGAGAGCATTAGTTTTGAAGTTTTAGATGAAAATGATTATGCGAAAGTTAAAGAAATAATAAACGAAATTAAGGATTTGCAAATAGAACAAAATTCTTCTTTTTTTAAAATTACTTTAAGTGAAAAGCTAAAAAATGAAACAAGCAAATTCGCAATAGAACAAGCAGTAGAAACAATAAGAAATCGTTTAGATTTATTTGGCCTTTCAGAACCTACAGTTGCAAAGCAAGGTGAAGACAATATTTTAGTAGAAATTCCAGGTGTAAAAAGTGCTGAAGATGAGCAAAGAGCAAAGGATTTAATAGCTAAAGCAGCGCACTTACAATTAATGGAAGTTGATAAAAACAAAGCAGATCAAGCAAATACTTTAACAAATGCACAAGCTGCAAAATTTGGAGATATTATATTACCTGATGTAAAAGATTCTAATATTAAGTATGTTTTAAAAGATATCCCAGTCCTTGATGGCTCTATGTTGGTTGATGCAAAAGTAGGTTTTTCTCAACAAAATAATCAACCGGTAATTAATTTTACCCTTAATGCTCAAGGTGCAAAGATATTTGCTGATTTTACTGCTAAAAAAATCGGTTATCAACTAGCAATAGTATTAGATGGTAAGGTGTATTCAGCGCCAAGAATTAATGAAAGAATAGGCGGCGGTAGTGGTCAAATAAGCGGTAATTTTACTGTTGAAGAAGCGCACGATTTAGCAATTGCATTAAGAAGTGGTGCTTTGCTTGCCCCTGTAAAAGTTTTAGAAAAAAGAAGTGTTGGACCTAGCTTAGGAGCAGATAGCATAAAACAAAGCTTAAGTGCATTAATTGGTGTATTTGTTATGATTGTTTTATTTATGGGATTTTACTATGGAATAAGTGGAATTTTTGCAAATATTGCCTTAATATCCAATGTATTTTTGTTAATATCAATAATGGCTTTATTTGGCGCAACGCTTACACTGCCAGGTATGGCGGGAATTGTGCTTACTGTTGGTATGGCTGTTGATGCCAATGTTATTATAAACGAAAGAATTAGAGAAATGATAAGAGATGGTCATTCTTTAAAAGATGCTATTAATGATGGTTATAAAAATGCTATGAGTGCTATTTTAGATAGTAATCTAACGACCTTAATCACAAGTGCAGCTTTATATGCTTATGGCACTGGAGCTATTAAGGGTTTTGCTGTTACTATGAGTATTGGTATTGTTGCTTCAATGATTACTGCAATCATCGGAACACATGCATTATTTGATTTATTTTTAGGTAAAATTCAAAGCAGTAACAATACTAAGCTTTGGTTTGGTTATAGGAGAAACTAA
- the yajC gene encoding preprotein translocase subunit YajC translates to MQNGNFFYQILPIIVFIAIFYFLLIRPQQKQQKAHQQMLNSLAKGDKIVTQGGIIAEVVKVEDDHLKIRLNDDVVVKLDRNFVLRKIDETAKEVVKK, encoded by the coding sequence ATGCAAAATGGTAATTTCTTTTATCAAATTCTTCCAATAATTGTTTTCATAGCAATTTTTTATTTTTTACTAATTCGTCCGCAACAAAAGCAGCAAAAAGCACACCAACAAATGTTAAATTCTCTAGCAAAAGGGGATAAAATAGTAACTCAAGGTGGAATAATAGCAGAAGTTGTAAAAGTAGAAGATGACCATTTAAAAATTCGTTTAAATGATGATGTTGTTGTTAAACTTGATAGAAATTTTGTTCTTAGAAAAATTGATGAGACAGCAAAAGAAGTGGTAAAAAAATAA
- the ybeY gene encoding rRNA maturation RNase YbeY, which produces MIIYEDTLDISYLIPIYELLCNDDIELLFVDSVNMQEINLNTRNINKSTDVLSFPHDNSFINSHFAGSIVINIDLAKEKSLEFKHSFEDEVCLLFIHGLLHLLGYDHEVDDGQMRQKECELIKKFNLPNSLIVRTEL; this is translated from the coding sequence ATGATTATTTATGAAGATACTTTAGATATTTCTTATCTTATTCCAATTTATGAATTATTATGTAATGATGATATAGAGTTGCTTTTTGTTGATAGTGTTAATATGCAAGAAATCAACTTAAATACTAGAAATATAAATAAAAGTACCGATGTTCTTAGTTTCCCACACGATAATTCTTTTATAAATTCACATTTTGCTGGTTCAATCGTTATAAATATAGACTTAGCAAAAGAAAAATCATTAGAATTTAAGCATAGTTTTGAAGATGAAGTTTGTTTATTGTTTATTCATGGTTTATTGCATTTACTTGGCTATGACCACGAAGTTGATGATGGTCAAATGAGACAAAAAGAATGTGAACTTATAAAAAAATTTAATTTACCAAATTCTTTGATTGTAAGAACTGAATTATGA
- the rpsO gene encoding 30S ribosomal protein S15, translating into MALDSARKAEIISKMQRKVGDTGSSEVQIALLTERIAVLTEHLKVFKKDFSSRLGLLKLVGKRKRLLKYLKATKYDVYVKIINDLNIRDK; encoded by the coding sequence ATGGCTTTAGATTCGGCAAGAAAAGCTGAAATTATCAGCAAAATGCAAAGAAAGGTTGGCGACACTGGTTCGTCTGAGGTACAAATTGCTTTATTAACAGAAAGAATAGCTGTTTTAACAGAGCATTTAAAAGTTTTTAAAAAAGATTTTTCATCTCGTTTAGGCTTATTAAAATTAGTAGGTAAAAGAAAAAGACTACTAAAATATTTAAAAGCAACAAAATATGATGTTTATGTAAAAATCATTAACGATTTAAATATTAGAGATAAATAA
- a CDS encoding thiamine diphosphokinase, translating to MLCVIVANGQKPKTKIELDTINKADYVIACDGAANWLLENNFKIDVIIGDLDSLKIYNKNIKIKKINNQSTNDLTKAFKYALSLNFNKIYFIACHGKREDHFIANFALLNCFAKLKNKDKTQAELKMITNYGEFLVLRKSCEVSVKKNQQISLFALNPNTIASSNGLKYELNNFKFKNLYCASLNKAAKNKVQLHLNDIILFYILF from the coding sequence ATGCTTTGTGTTATAGTTGCAAATGGGCAAAAACCAAAAACAAAAATAGAATTAGATACAATTAATAAAGCTGATTATGTTATTGCTTGTGATGGAGCTGCAAATTGGCTTTTAGAAAATAATTTTAAAATAGATGTTATTATTGGTGATTTGGATAGCTTAAAGATATATAACAAAAATATAAAAATAAAAAAAATTAATAATCAAAGTACAAACGATTTAACAAAAGCTTTTAAATATGCCCTATCACTTAATTTTAATAAAATTTATTTTATCGCTTGTCATGGTAAAAGAGAAGACCATTTTATAGCTAATTTTGCCTTACTTAATTGCTTTGCAAAATTAAAAAATAAAGACAAAACTCAAGCAGAATTAAAAATGATTACAAATTATGGTGAATTTTTAGTTTTGAGAAAAAGCTGTGAAGTTAGTGTTAAAAAAAATCAACAAATATCACTTTTTGCCTTAAATCCAAATACGATTGCTAGCTCAAATGGGCTAAAATACGAATTAAATAATTTTAAATTCAAAAATTTATATTGTGCTAGTTTAAATAAAGCTGCTAAAAATAAGGTGCAACTTCATTTAAATGATATTATTTTATTTTATATTTTATTTTAA